The Podarcis raffonei isolate rPodRaf1 chromosome 2, rPodRaf1.pri, whole genome shotgun sequence genome window below encodes:
- the DAG1 gene encoding dystroglycan 1, with the protein MTLGFIQLSPILGRTLLVLMVTTTVKCHWPSEASEVVRDWENQLEASMHSVLSDLRENVPAVVGIPDSSAVVGRSFRVTIPTELIASNGEIIQITEAGKETLPSWLHWEPESSTLEGLPLDTDKGIHYISVNSMHLVSNGSYVPQTTSVFSIEVHPEDHNEPQSVRVASQDVNEVAPFVCSAEEPVTILTVILDADLTKMTPKQRIELLNRMKTFSEVELYNMKLVPVVNNRLFDMSAFMAGPGNAKKVVENGALLSWKLGCSLSQNSVPNISNVESPAKEGTMSAHLGYPVVGWHIANKKPNLPKRIRRQINATPTPVTAVGPPTTALQEPPIRIVPTPTSPAIAPPTETTAPPVREPVPLPRKPTVTIRTRGAIVQTPTLGPIQPTRMIEAVSTTPVQIRPTMTGQVEPTAAVTPPTTKKPKRTTPKPSTPSTTDTSTTRRTPRPTKIPRPPKTPGTTKSPFIPPERVSPPTRIRTTTVGTPRVPNDPPELKNHIDRVDAWVGTYFELKIPSDTFYDKEDTTTDKLQLTMKLEDEKPLEENSWVQFNSTSQLMYGLPNRTHSGRHEFFMHATDKGGLSTVDAFEIFVHGLGADEVPPVKFKAALEGDYTTVVNDIHKKILLVKKLAFALGDRNSSTITIENIVNGSIVVEWTNNTLPLDPCPKEMIRTMSRKIADNSGKPSHAFKNALAPEFPAKNISVIGAGSCGRIQFIPFYREGLPTTAPPTVVLPRDPEKTSEDDVYLHTVIPAVVVAAILLIAGIIAMICYRKKRKGKLTIEDQATFIKKGVPIIFADELDDSKPPPSSSMPLILQEEKAPLPPPEYPNQNMPETTPLNQDTIGEYTPLRDEDPNAPPYQPPPPFTAPMEGKGSRPKNMTPYRSPPPYVPP; encoded by the exons ATGACTCTTGGATTTATACAGCTGTCCCCAATACTGGGGAGGACTTTGCTAGTGCTGATGGTGACTACTACTGTTAAGTGCCATTGGCCTAGTGAGGCCTCAGAAGTTGTACGGGACTGGGAAAACCAGTTAGAGGCCTCCATGCATTCAGTGCTTTCGGATCTCCGAGAGAATGTGCCAGCGGTGGTGGGGATTCCTGACAGCTCTGCTGTAGTGGGTCGTTCCTTCAGAGTCACCATCCCAACAGAACTAATAGCTTCTAATGGCGAAATTATCCAG ATTACCGAAGCTGGGAAAGAAACTTTGCCTTCTTGGTTGCATTGGGAACCAGAGAGTAGCACCTTGGAAGGTCTCCCGCTTGATACAGATAAAGGCATTCATTATATCTCAGTGAATTCAATGCATCTGGTATCTAATGGAAGCTACGTGCCCCAAACCACCAGTGTCTTTTCCATTGAGGTTCACCCTGAAGATCATAATGAACCTCAGTCGGTACGGGTGGCTTCACAAGATGTGAATGAAGTAGCACCGTTTGTGTGTAGCGCAGAGGAACCAGTCACTATTTTGACTGTAATTTTGGATGCTGACTTAACAAAAATGACACCAAAGCAGAGGATTGAACTTTTAAACCGAATGAAAACCTTCTCAGAAGTGGAACTTTATAACATGAAATTGGTTCCCGTTGTAAATAATAGACTCTTTGACATGTCAGCCTTCATGGCTGGCCCAGGGAACGCAAAGAAAGTGGTGGAAAATGGAGCCTTGCTATCTTGGAAACTAGGCTGTTCTTTGAGCCAGAATAGTGTCCCAAACATAAGCAATGTTGAATCTCCAGCTAAGGAAGGTACAATGTCTGCTCATCTTGGCTACCCCGTGGTTGGCTGGCACATTGCGAACAAGAAGCCTAATCTTCCAAAGAGAATAAGGCGGCAGATTAATGCTACACCAACCCCTGTGACGGCTGTTGGACCTCCGACAACAGCCCTCCAAGAACCGCCAATTAGAATTGTTCCTACACCCACTTCCCCAGCCATTGCACCTCCCACTGAAACAACAGCTCCTCCAGTAAGAGAGCCTGTTCCATTGCCTAGGAAACCCACCGTTACTATTAGAACAAGAGGTGCCATTGTTCAGACACCAACCCTTGGACCAATTCAGCCAACCAGAATGATAGAAGCAGTTTCTACTACCCCTGTCCAGATCCGGCCAACAATGACGGGGCAAGTTGAACCTACTGCAGCAGTTACACCGCCCACAACAAAGAAACCAAAAAGAACTACGCCAAAACCGTCGACACCATCAACCACCGATACGAGCACGACACGAAGAACTCCCAGACCCACCAAAATTCCTCGACCTCCAAAGACTCCCGGGACTACTAAATCACCTTTCATTCCACCAGAAAGAGTTTCGCCACCAACTCGCATACGCACCACTACAGTTGGAACTCCTCGTGTGCCCAATGATCCGCCAGAACTGAAAAACCATATTGACAGGGTGGATGCCTGGGTGGGCACGTACTTTGAACTCAAGATACCTTCAGACACTTTCTATGACAAGGAAGATACCACCACTGATAAACTGCAGTTGACCATGAAACTAGAAGATGAGAAGCCGCTGGAAGAAAACTCGTGGGTGCAGTTCAATAGCACTAGTCAGCTAATGTATGGACTACCCAATCGCACACACTCAGGCAGGCATGAATTTTTCATGCATGCCACAGACAAAGGGGGCCTTTCAACAGTGGATGCATTTGAAATATTTGTCCATGGTCTTGGAGCCGACGAGGTGCCTCCCGTTAAATTTAAAGCCGCATTAGAGGGAGACTATACTACAGTTGTCAATGACATTCATAAGAAAATTTTGTTGGTGAAGAAGTTGGCTTTTGCCCTCGGAGACAGAAACAGTAGCACTATTACCATAGAAAACATTGTCAACGGCTCCATTGTAGTTGAGTGGACAAACAATACTCTGCCTTTGGATCCATGCCCCAAAGAGATGATTCGCACCATGAGCAGAAAAATTGCTGATAATTCTGGCAAGCCAAGCCACGCTTTCAAGAATGCCTTAGCACCAGAGTTCCCGGCTAAGAACATTTCCGTTATTGGTGCTGGTAGCTGCGGACGCATTCAGTTTATTCCTTTCTATAGAGAAGGACTTCCTACAACGGCACCGCCTACAGTTGTGCTTCCGCGGGATCCAGAAAAGACGAGTGAAGACGATGTGTACCTCCACACGGTCATCCCCGctgtggtggtggcagcaatCCTGCTGATTGCTGGGATCATCGCTATGATTTGCTATCGCAAGAAGAGAAAAGGCAAGCTCACCATAGAAGACCAAGCCACCTTTATCAAGAAGGGAGTGCCCATCATCTTTGCCGATGAGCTGGATGACTCCAAGCCTCCCCCTTCCTCCAGCATGCCGCTGATTCTACAGGAGGAGAAAGCTCCTCTCCCGCCCCCAGAGTACCCAAATCAGAATATGCCAGAAACCACCCCGCTCAACCAAGACACCATAGGAGAGTACACGCCACTGCGAGACGAAGACCCCAACGCACCACCCTACCAGCCACCCCCTCCCTTTACCGCACCCATGGAGGGCAAAGGCTCCCGTCCGAAGAACATGACCCCATACAGGTCTCCACCTCCCTACGTCCCCCCTTAA